The Anoplopoma fimbria isolate UVic2021 breed Golden Eagle Sablefish chromosome 10, Afim_UVic_2022, whole genome shotgun sequence sequence GAGACTTACTATATATTTGGAGCAATGTAATGGATCTTGGCACACATCTTGTCGGCCACTACTTCACTGGAGGTAGCTCTTGTGTCTGCTCCCAGAACCACCCCATCCTGCACCAACACAAACCGATTGGGAGGTTTATTACTCAAATTATAATACGACGACCGTTGGTTTACACTTGTCCAAGGCATTGAAATCTCAGTTGGCCCTCTGGAGCTACTCAGGCACCTGCATTGCTGTGAATGCAATGTGCAGCTCCCCTcatgtaatgtatttattaaagatATGCACTGTGGCAATGCAGTTGTGAACAGagactggtaaaaaaaatagtctggCATACTTTGATCAATAGTTCTAAAGAATCCAATTTATGGTTTATGGGTTTAATGTTCCaatacattcacatttttacaggTGCAGATTTACACAGCTTTATATACTCGCCTTGAACACAACTCCTGCTATGGTGGTGCCAGTTTTCAGGGGTTTAGGTGTCTGTCCATCAAAAAGACCCTCTAACGCAGCATTCCTAGACAGAGGGacaaggagggaggaggggggtgacAGGGGGGTCAACTTTTGAGtacatgtaatatatataataacgaATGAAAACATCATCACTACGTTGTTTCATTGATCAAAGTGATAAACAAGCAGGGAACAAAagttactttcacttttgatccCGGCGAGTGTTACCGACACtttaattattctttatttcttaatCAATGCAATCTGCTGCTCAGAAGACGTAAACAGAAGATCATACCTGGCTGAGTTGTCAAAATTAAACCCCGCTGCAGGAGTTTCGAGGACATTTGATAGCGCCATAGTGGATACTGGACTGCGGCTTCTCTTCGCGTCTCAATGCGCCTGAGGTCGCTGTTCTGAGCGTcacctctccttcttctctttcgATTTTGCAGTGAAAATGGAGAAACGCAGCACGGACTCGCGAGTCAAAGGAGTCAGCACAGGGGTGAGTAACTCCGGACCGGTTCACTAGTATCTTTGTGCTGCCTGATGAAGCAGCACCAAAGCCCATTACGCGTAAAATGATCAATAAGCGATATCGCGGATGAACAGGTGAGGCTATACCTGAATAGTAACCTGACACAAAGTGAAATTACATCGACTGCACCTCTCATGGGTTTTATTAGAGTTATTTGAGGGTTAGCTCTGAATgagttaaatatttacatttttacaaagaaaCAACTGGCTACacttacattttcagttttttaagaaATCCTTCCAAAAACTCTAAATCCCATGATTCATAGCGTTGCCCAGAGGGGCTGAAATGGACACTAAGCCATGAGAAATGTCTGTGAGGCTGTATAGCCCATTCTTGTAttgtcttcctgttttgtttggCTTTATGTAACTACCTTTTCATTTTTGGTCGATGAACGTATCTGCATCTgcactctgctcctctctcccctcagaCCACCATCCTGGCTGCCGCTTTTGATGGAGGGGTCGTGATTGGTTCAGACTCCAGGGCTTCCATTGGAGGGTGAGGATGTTTGGACGATACACTGAAGTTGCATACATTGTTAATCAtatctgtttaaaaaagatTGGTATAAGGTTTATTAAGagtcaaggatgaactgattggACTGGACGTTCAACTTCGGGCCGGTAATCCTAGTTACTTAGTTTCCttgtccttgtctctctcttcaggGAATATGTATCATCTAAGACCATCAACAAGGTGATTCAGGTTCATGACCAGATCTTCTGCTGCATGGCTGGCTCCCTCGCAGATGCTCAGGCTGTCACCAAGGCTGCAAAGTTCCACCTGTCCTTTCACAGGTGCCCACACGCACTCATATGAATTCATTGGCTAACGTACGCAAGTATGAGAGACAACCTGCTACATAGCATTGGACTCATATTTTGTTAATCTAGCTGgttattttggttatttttattcCTCCAAGACTCCTAGGAGAATGACAGTCATATACAGTTGTGTGCATGCAAACTAACACAAAACCTGTGTATGCTCcgacagtctcacacacacattaacaaactTGTAACACTGATTCTTACCTATACTAAATCATTAGCGAGTCCAAGATAATAGATTCAAAGTTTCTTTATCTCGCATctgcacaaacatttaaatttcaCCCTCCCTGATCTTTCTTGATCCCCACCAATCCACAGTGTCCAGATGGAGACCCCTCCACTGGTGATAGCAGCAGCATCTGTACTTCAAGAACTGtgctacaaaaacaaagaggagcTGCAGGCCGGCTTCATCACCGCAGGCTGGGACAGGAAGAAAGGACCACAGGTAGGTGGAGGTTGTGATGACATTCAAACACCAGGGAAGCAGTGACGAGGATAGTCCAGAGTAACCCCACCTTGCTGCACATAGCTGCACTACTGACATTCTTTGTCCCTCTCCAGGTGTACGTCGTGTCTTTAGGTGGGATGTTACTCCGTCAGCCGGTTACCATCGCTGGCTCAGGCAGCACCTACATCTACGGCTACGTTGACGCCAAATATAAACCCAACATGAGCCGAGAGGAATGCCTACAGTTTGCCACTAATGGTACTGTCATGTTATTTTAGTTCTGTACCCAAACCTTAATATGTTGGTACTTGTTTTGTCAGTTTTGGGGGGAAATTGGGTTGTGATTCAATGAAAATTAATGAATATGTACACGGgtgtagtagaaaatgaaagtaAGTGTTCAGGAAATATCTGCTTGGTTAGTAAtggttaaaatgtaaaatgagagTTTGAGATAATGATGCACAGCTTATCTGAGACAAAGGCCTCTGTTTGCACTCAAGGGAAATAGTTAAATGTAAATCCATTTTTTAGTTCAATTGTGTTGGTGACTTGGTAGCTGTTAGTAAGTGTATAAATGCTGCATACTGTCAGTTGTTAAACTTgaccctttttttctcctgcttgTCGTTCCGGTCTTCCTTCCTGCTCTGCCCATCCCTTGCTTAATCTCTGGATCTCAGCTCTAGCTCTTGCCATGGGCAGAGACAACGTCAGCGGAGGCGTGGCTCACCTGGTGGTGATCACGGAAACTGGGGTGGAGCACGTGGTTGTCCCTGGTAACAAGCTGCCCAAGTTCCACAATGAGTGACAGCCTTCGACAACCAATAACATTTTGaccaatttttgttttgttttgtttggctttATGTAAGTAATAGTTTGAAATctcatcattaatgttattatggAAAGATGCAGACTAGTTACTAGTTATACAACTTCTATGCCAAACTACAAACGTTGACTTACAACTCTTATAATTCCATTATAAATACGGCTCTATCTGCCTTTTTCTCTGTCCAGATCACgtttgtgtaattttttttgatgtttggaaatattttcaatataaataaacattttccaaAACCCCATCGCTGGTCCTCTCACTTAGTGTTATATCTTCATTGATATGAGATGTGTTCTGTACATTACAGttcttgttgttttccttttcatttcaagGTTTTAAAGTGTTCTCTACTGGTGCTTAGCCTTGCGTATGTATAAAGGGTTTTGTGGCAATGGATTGATTGTGACCAACACAATTTACCAGTTAGGCCTAAGCCATCACAGAGTCAATGCACACTTAAAGACAAGGCCATCACTTTGTGTTGTAAAGTCGTggggacaaaataaaaaaaaaacattttttaaacacttttcaACGTGTGAATACAGTCAAGGTCAtatttctgctgtttgttctcAACCCTGTACTCCTCAGCTGTTACTGTAATCAAGCTTTAAACTATGAAGAGTGTTTTCAGTGTAACACAGCTGTGATGGAATGTTACTACTCGTAAGGACACTAACTCCAgtactgtacttgtacttaacttgTTTCTTTTCATGCCACTTTTCTACTTTTTACCACATTTATGACAGTTTAGTGACTTTACAAATCAAGAgttatttttcacacaaaatataTGAAGTGAAACAAATATGAGGTTTTGTTACAAATGAACTGTTGATACAAGTACTTTGAAACAATTATATTAATCACTAAGGtgattgaaagaaaatgaaatggaaactattttgattgtttaagtcatttttgaTGTAAAAACACTTCATGGTTCTAGCTTCACACATTTTGCTACTTTTCcttataataattgtaataatagtGAGTGACTCTAGCTACCTCCTGTCTCATTCGTTTGTCTGATAAGCAGTGATTTCATCAAATTCAGCGCTCCATTTTGTTATTTACCAAGCTACCCACTGTCATAGGGACACAAAATGAACAAGTTTGTGGAGGGTACTAAAGTAGCCTATTTTTTACCcatctgttttttctcccccatGTCCCTTAAAGGGACATGATTTCTTATTGGTTTGAGCTGTTATTTCTACTTAACAGAACactttaaaaatgctttaaaaactgATGTCCCCTATGCTTAAAGAGAACACAATCTCCACTGAGTTAATGTGTGCAGTTCAGTGCAGCTCAGTCGCTTGAAATACGGGTTAGAGGAACAACTTCACTTTCAATTTCGATTACACTCAGGAGAACATGGA is a genomic window containing:
- the psmb12 gene encoding proteasome 20S subunit beta 12 — translated: MEKRSTDSRVKGVSTGTTILAAAFDGGVVIGSDSRASIGGEYVSSKTINKVIQVHDQIFCCMAGSLADAQAVTKAAKFHLSFHSVQMETPPLVIAAASVLQELCYKNKEELQAGFITAGWDRKKGPQVYVVSLGGMLLRQPVTIAGSGSTYIYGYVDAKYKPNMSREECLQFATNALALAMGRDNVSGGVAHLVVITETGVEHVVVPGNKLPKFHNE